GTGAAATACTTCATGGCTTCCGCCTACCGGTTTACCCCCGGAATTCATCCTACAGCCATTATCGACCCCACGGCCAGCTTCAACCCGGACAAAATCCATGTAGGAGCCTATACCTACATCGGCGCTCACTGCGTAATCGGAGACGGAACGGACATCGGCAACGGCTGCGATATCGGAGACGGCGTCTCCATGGGGGAAAACTGCCGCCTGCATGCCCACGTAACTATCAGGGAACGCTGCAAACTCGGTAACCGGGTAACCATCCAGCCCGGAGCCGTCATCGGTTCCGATGGGTTCGGTTTCCTGATGGGAGACAATGGGCGCTATGTGGGCATTGACCAGGTGGGCATTGTGGAACTGGGGGATGACGTGGACGTAGGAGCCAACACCACGATTGACCGCGCCAGATTCGGCCGCACCATTGTGGGGGAAGGCACCAAAATAGACAACCTGATCCAGCTCGGTCACAACGTCGTTGTCGGCAGGCATTGCATCATCGTCGCCCAATCCGGCATAGCCGGCAGCACCAAAGTGGGGGACTACGCCACCATTGCCGCCCAGGTCGGCATCTCAGGACACCTCAAAATCGGTTCCAAATCCACGCTAGGAGCCAAAACGGGAGTCCTCTCGGACATTCCGGAAAACTCTACTTACTGGGGCATGCCGGCTTTCCCCTACAAGGACGCCACCCGCCAATACGCTGCCCTCAAAAAACTTCCGGCATTGATTAAAGAAGTCCGGGCGCTCAAAAAAGAGTTGGATTCTTCCGGCAAATAACGGGCATCATATCGTCTGAACGCTCGGCCCTCACCTCCGCGTTTCTGTCTTCCGCCGCTTCAGGCCTGTCCGGTCCCCCAGCGGCGGTGCAGAAACCGTTCCAGAGGAGAAAACAGAATCTTGTCGGACAGCAGCCCAATCACCACAATCACGAACATAATGCCTACAACCTGGTTCATCGCGTTCAGCTCGCGGCCGAAATGCAGCAGTTGCCCCAATCCGAACCCGGTCAGGATGGGAACAAAAATTTCCGCAGCCATCAGGGAACGCCAGGCAAAAGCCCAACCCTGCTTCATCCCGCTCACGACAAACGGAGCGGAAGCGGGAAGCGTCACATGGACCAGGCAATAAATGGGGCCTGCGCCCATGGTGCGCGCCGCACGGGCGTAAATGGGCGGCACGTTCCGCATGCCGTTGGCCGTAGCCAGGATTACGGACCACAGCGTCCCCATAATCACCACGAACAGCATAGCCCCTTCCGTCTGGCCGAACCACAGGGTCGCCAACGGAACCCAGCACACGCTGGGCAAAGCCTGGAAGCCCAGGGAAACCAGCCCCAGGGTATTCTGGATAAGCTGGAAACGGGAGCACAGCATGCCCAGGGGAATTCCCGTCACCAGGCCTATTCCATACCCCATTACCAGCCTTTTCACGGTAATCCACGAAGCCTCCTCCAAAGACCCGTCCTGAAATGAAGAACGCAGATACTCCCACACTTCCAGCGGAGAGGGAAACAAATAAGGCTTCCAGACCCTCAGGTTGCTCAAATACTGCCATGCCCAGACCACGAGAATGAAAAACACGAGCGAACAGGCGTGAGCTCTCCACTTGGACCATTTATTCCGGTTCATGCCGTGGCTCCTTTCAAATCACGGGTGATGCGGGCGGACAATTCCGCCAAACCGCTGCTGTTGATATCCCTGGGATGAGGAAAATCCACGAAATACTCCTCACAGATGCGCCCCGGATGCGGAGTAAGCAACACCACGCGATCCCCCAGGCACACGGCCTCGCGCATATTGTGCGTAACGAAAACAATCGTCATGCCGCAGCGCAAATGAATCTCCTGAATATCCTGATAAAGCTGTTCGCGGGTCATGGCGTCCAGGGCGGCAAAAGGCTCGTCCATCAGCAAAATGCGGGGGCTGGCAGCCAGGGCGCGGGCAAGCGCCACGCGCTGCTTCATCCCGCCGGAAAGTTCATGAATATGAGCATGGGCGCACTCTTTCAGCCCCACCAGTTCCAGATTCTTCTCCGCCATGGCGAGCCGGTCACCCCGAGTCAGTCCGGGCGTCAGCTTCAAGCCGAACATCACGTTTCCCATCACGTCCAGCCACGGAAACAGGGCGGACTCCTGGAACATCACGGTGCGGTCCCGTCCGGGCCCTTTCACAGGCTCCCCGTCCAGCTCCACCACCCCGGAAGAGGGGAACTCCAGCCCCGCAATAATATTCAGCAGGGAAGTCTTTCCGCACCCGCTGGCTCCCACCAGGCACACGAACTCGCCCCCCCTGATATTCAAATTAATGTCCTCCAGAGCCACCACCTTTCCGCGCCTTCCGTCAAACACCTTGCTCACGCCCGCAATACGGAGCTTGCAGCCTCCGGGGCCGCAATGTTCTGCACCCGCAATCATCTTCCGCCCTCCTTCACCATGGTCAACTGTTCCTCAGCCGCATCCGGCGCTACCAGGCCGCCTACATCCGGGACCTCTTTCATAAACCCGGCCTGATGGGCGTCCTGCACAAACTGCCGGAGCTTGGGAATGGAAATCCTGTCCTTGATGACGATGCTTTTCCAGGCCTCTGCAATCAATGCCGGATCTATTCTGGAATGCGTCAGCTGCTCCAGTTCCCTGACCACGATTGACTGGGCCTCCTCCGGATGCAGCCTTATCCATTCGTTCAGCTCCGCATGCGCCTGCACCAGGGCTTTCGCCACCTCCGGCTTTTCCCTGAGAAACTCAGCTCCGCATACCAGCACGGTCGCGATGGATTCTTTCTCGTCCACCAGCACCCTTCCTCCCGCCGTCATCACCAGGCGGCTCACCCACGGCTCCACCGTCCACGCGCCGTCCAGCTTGCCCTGCCGGAACAGGCTGAGCTGTTCGGGGTTGGGAGTCGGCAGAATCGTCACGTCCCCGCCGCGCTGCGTCACATGCAGGCCGCCGCGGGAAAACCAGGCGCGGGCGGAAACATCCTGCGTATTCCCCAGCTGGGGGGTCGCAATCACCCTGCCGCGGAAATCCGCAGGCTCCTTCAGCGTGGAATCCTTCGGAACCACCAGGGCGGCTCCTCCTTCCACGGCTCCGGCAATCATCCTGATATCCTCCCCTCGGGAACGCACAAACGCGTTAATGGCCGGGCTGGGCCCCACGTAAGCCAATTCCACGGAGCGGGCGAACACGGCCTCCATGGCGCTGGGGCCCGCATTGTACACGTACCAGTTGATCCTGACGTCCTTTCCGGTGGCCTCCTTCAGCCGTTCTTCAAACCACCCCTTCCCCTGCCGGGAAAAATGATGCGCCACCAGGCCCTGCACATGCGTCACATTGGGAAAATGACCGAAATTCAATTCCACGACGTTAGGATCATCCTTCTCCTTCTTTCCGCAGGAAACAGCCAGCAGGCAAAAAAACAGAACCGGTAAAATCGTCAGGAATCTGGAACAGGGCATAAGAAAAAAGAATGGGGTACTGAGTCACAGCTGTTTTTCTGCGGCCTTTCAGGCGCCGACTAACAAAAAGAGACGCCCGCGGCAGGAATCCGAAGGCAGCAACTTTGTCACAATGTGGACAACAAAAATGCCCGTTTTGTTGAAAAAAAAGCCCGTCTCCGGACCTGAACCGGGCTCTATTGACAAACCTGTCCGTTCCCGTTACAAAAACTCCATTCCCAACCCGCCTATGCAGTTCCTCTCCAACCAGCACTCATCCGGATCATGGCTGGGCCTTCCTCCGGATGAAGAACGTCCGGTAAGCCGGGCCGTCAGGTACCGCTGCATTTTTCTGACGCTCCTGTATTGGGCTGTTCTTTCCGCCATTCCCCAAGGAGCGGACTGCCTTGCAACGATAGAAACCGATATCCCCCTTTGGATGGGAACGCTGGAACTGACGCCCTTCCTGCTGGTGCCGGCCTTCCTGTTCCTGGCGGTGCGAACGGGAGCCCAGTGGAGAGCCCTGATGATGACCGTATATATGGGACTGTTCCTGAACCTGCTGATGAACCTGGCGCTTCCCGCAGGCGCTATGTGGGGCGACCTCCCCGCATCCGGCCCCTACGGTACGCTTGTCTGGCCCGGAGGGAACCGGGAGTGGCTGGTTACGCTGCCCCGTTTCCCGCAATTCTGGGCTCTCGTCATCTATGTCTTCCTCTCCGGCAGCGGGGCTCCGCCCCTGCTTCGCGCGCTGTCCCTGGCCTGGTGGTTCCTGCTCTGCGTGGCCCCCGTGAACACGGGCATGGTGGGGTACGCGGACATCCTGGGGCCGCTGGTCATCATCGCCCTCATCCTCGGCTGCATGCACCTGGCGGAAAAACGATTCTCCCGGCAATGATTCTTCCCGGGAGAGTCATTCCCGGCCTACAGCCTTGCCGCTACTTCCTCCAACGTCTCCACACGGGCTGTGGCGAGGGTGGAAACATCTTCCGTAGAAAACAGGAAATTGCGGCCCACTCCAGCGGCAAGAGCCGCCCGGATATCCCGTTCCCGGTCACCTACGGACACGCAGGCTTTCATATCCAGCCCATGCGCGGCGGCAGCCTTCAGAAACAGGCCGGGATTCGGCTTCCGGTCCGGATGCCCGTCATCCGCGCTGGGACAGTAAAACACATCTGCAATCTCCGCGCCGGACGAACGGAACACCCCTCTCATATATTCCGTCAGCCGTTCAAAGTCATCTTCGGAAAACATGCCGCGTCCTATGCCGGACTGGTTGGTCACCACCAGCACCTGGTACCCCTTCTCCTTAGCCTGGCGGCAGAGATTCAGAATTCCGGGCACCAGACGAAAATCCTCGATGCGGTGCACATATCCGCCATCCACATTAACCACGCCGTCCCTGTCCAGAAACAAAGCCTTACCCGCCATATATCTCCCGTTCAACCAGTTCGCAAACCAGATGCCCCACTGCAATGTGCATCTCCTGAATGTTGTTCGTGGCCTCGGAAGGAACGGCAATACAGAAATCCGCAGCTTCTTTCATCTCGCCCCCTCCGCGGCCCGTCAAAGCTACAGTCCGGACGCCCATCCGGTGCGCCTGCTCCATCGCCAAAACGATGTTCCGGCTGTTGCCGCTCGTGGAAAGCCCCACCAGAAGATCCCCGGGGCGGCCCACTCCCTCCAGCTGCCTGGAAAATACCGTCTCATATCCGTAATCATTACCCACGGCGGTCAGGATGGAGGTATCCACCGTCAGGGCCAGCGCATTCATGGCGGGACGGTTCAGTTTGTAGCGCCCTACCAATTCGGCGGCCAGATGCTGGGAATCCGCGGCGGAGCCCCCGTTGCCGCAAAACATGATCTTATTCCCGGCCCTGAGGGTATCCGTGCAAATGCGGGCGACCTGCTCAATATCCCCGGCCATGGAAGCCAGGGTTTTGAAATTATCCGCTATCCCTAAAATCTGGTTCCTGATGTATTCGCTCATTCCGGGCTGCTTTTCATGCGGTTGATGATATTGGTAGAGGAAAAGCCCTCCAGGCGGGGAAGTTCCAGAGCCTGCCCCCCATAAGCTTTCACGAACTGGCCTTCCGGCCAGCATTCCAGGGGATATCCCTCTTTGGCAATCACGTCCGGACGCAGCTTCTCAATCAGCGGCAGAGCCGTATCTTCATCAAACGGCACTACGTAATCGACAAAATCCAGGGACGCCAGCAGCAGAGAACGCATCTCCTCATTATTAATCGGCCTGTCCTCGCCCTTCAGCCGCTTGATGGAGGCGTCCGTATTCAGCCCTACAAAAAGCACGTCGCACGCTTCACGCGCCTTCATAAAGGAATGCATATGCCCCAGGTGGAGCAAATCAAAACAACCGTTCGTAAACCCAACCACCTTCTTTTCCCGGCGGAAACGCGCCGCCAGCTCCGCCGCGGCCTCCGGCGTCAGGATATTGTCGCGGTGATGCCAGGAAGGCGTCCGGATATCCTTCTCCTTCAGAGCCTTCTTCAACTCCGTTCCGGTCACGCTGGCCGTTCCGAATTTGCCCACTACGATGCCGGCGGCCACATTGGACACGACCAGAGCGTCCGGCACCGCGGCTCCGGCAGCCAGCGCCGCGCCCAGACTGGCAAGGGAGGTATCCCCCGCGCCGGACACGTCAAAAACCTCCCGGGCCTCCGTAGGAATGCAGACAAAATCGGCAGGGTTGGAGGAAGGAATGAAAATCATGCCGTGTTCGCTCAGAGTAACAATCAGATTCTCAATGCCGAATTCGGAAAACAGCCTTTGCGCCCCCGCCACGGCATCCCGTTCCCACCCGTCCATGGCTGGATTGAGCGCCACGCCGGTAGCTTCCTGGAACTCCTTCATATTGGGTTTTACCAGCGTGGCCCCCCGGTAGCGGGAATAGTCCGCTCCCTTCGGGTCCACGATGACGGACTTGCGCGCGGCACGGCACCGGGCAATCACCTCCGGGGTGGTACGTCCGTCAAACAGGCCTTTCCCATAATCGGATAAAAGGACAAGATCCGCCTCCGGCAAACAGGCATCCACCCGTTCCAGAAAACGGGAAGCCAGCTCCGGCTCCATGTTCAGCGGCTGTTCCTGATCCGCTCTCAGCAAATGGTGCTTGCCCGCCACAAAACGGATCTTCACGGTCGTCTCATACCCCTCGCGCACCACCAGCTCCGGAACGCAGTGCGTCTCTTCCAGAAAACGCCTTACCTGCCGCCCATGGTCATCATCCCCGACCACGCTGATAAAGGTGGTGCGGCATCCCAGCGCGCACAGATTGGACACGACATTGCCCGCGCCTCCCAGCATGCGCGTCTCCCGGTCCATCTTCATAATGGGAACCGGGGCCTCCGGGGAAATACGGCTGACGCTCCCATACAGGAACTTATCCAGCATTACGTCCCCGATGCAGAGAATCCGCACCCGGGAAAATCCGTCAATCAATGTATGCAGCCGGTTCATGGGAGACGCCTCTTTCTACCACGCCCCCTGTTATAAGGCAAGGACAGTTGAACCGCGCTCTGGAACCGGGAAACGGGGCAACGCGGCCGCTCCCCGCCGTTCCGGACGGCAGAACTCTCATTCAGGAGCAAAAAATAGGTCAGTCATGATAAAAATCTTGACCTGTAAGCAGGAAAGCACTACCTATTGTCTCCCGTTCCCGGACGAATAGAAAAAGGAAAACAAATCATGCGTGAAGTTACCGTAAGAAAAGGTGAACCTATCGACCGCGCTCTCAAGCGCCTCAAAACAAAACTGGATGTTGAAGGCATTCTGGATGAAATGCGCCGCCGCCGCGCTTTTGAAACCCCGATGGACGAACGCCGCCGCAAGGCCCGTTCCGCCAGCAAGCGCAACAAGGTAAAATGGCGTTTCAGCAACAAGAGCGAAGAAACCGCTTCCGAAACCGCCGAAACACCCGCTTCCGCTCCTGAAGCTTAAAACAATATTGGTTCGGGAATAAGAACCCAATTTCCATGAGGGCAACCCTTTCTCAAGGTTTGCCCTTTTTGCTTCCCTCAGCACATGAATCAGTCAGCCCAGCTCTTCTCCCGCGCGCGTTCCGTTATCCCTGGCGGAGTCAACTCCCCGTCAGGGCCTTCCGCAATGTGGACGGGGACCCCTTCTTCGTTCAATCGGCCAAAGGAGCCTACATCACGGATGCGGACGGACGCCAGCTTATTGACTACATCGGCACATGGGGCCCGGCCATTCTGGGCCACGCTCCGCAACCCGTTCTGGACGCAGTACATGCCGCCGTGGACAGGGGTCTGGGCTACGGAATTCCTGCGCCGGCGGAAGTGGACATGGCGGAAATGATCACGGACATGGTGCCCTCCGTGGAAAAAGTGCGCATGGTCAACTCCGGAACGGAAGCGACCATGTCCGCCATCAGGCTGGCGCGCGGCTATACCGGACGCCGCAAAATCATCAAATTCATCGGCTGCTACCACGGTCACGTGGACTCCCTTCTGGTGGCGGCGGGTTCCGGAGCGCTCACCTTCGGAGAACCGGACAGCGCGGGAGTGCCCAGGGAAATGACGCAGCTCACCCTCACCGTGCCCTACAATGACCGGGAAGCAGTGAAAAAAGCCTTCGAACTCCATGGAAGCGACATTGCCGCCGTCATCCTGGAACCCTTCCCCGCCAATGCCGGACTCTACTTTCCGCAAAACGACTTCCTTCACTTCCTGCGGGAAATCACGCTCCGCCACGACGCCCTCCTCATCTTTGATGAAGTCATGACGGGCTTCCGGGTCGCTCCCGGAGGCGTGCAGCAGCTTTACGGCATCACTCCAGACCTTACCTGCATGGGCAAAGTCATCGGCGGAGGCCTCCCCGTGGGAGCTTTTGGAGGCCGCTCGGAAATCATGGACTGCCTCTCTCCGCTCGGCCCCGTGTACCAGGCGGGAACCTTGTCCGGCAATCCGGTCGCCATGGCGGCGGGATTGGCCCAGCTCCGGGAACTCCTGAAAGGAAACGCCTATGAACGCCTGGAACAGCTCGGAGCGCGCATGGAAGAAGGCATTCGCGAAGCCCTTAAAAAACACGGCAGAAATTACACCTTCCACCGTGCAGGCTCCATGTTCTGCCTCTTCTTCACGGAAGAGGAAGTCTATGACTTGGAATCCGCGCAAAAAGCTTCCAAAAAACTCTTCAAATCCTTCTTCTGGAACATGCTGGAACAAGGCGTCTACTTCGCTCCTTCCCCGTATGAAACGGGCTTTATCTCTACGGCCCATACGGAAGAAGACATTGACCGCACGGTGGAAGCCGTCCGCATCAGTCTCTCCAGGTTGGGTTGACATGCCCCTGATTTGAAGTGACAGCTCACTACCCTTCCCCTATAAGGACTTCATGAGACAAATGACAGGGACCATGCTGCTTCTGTCCTCAGCAGCCGTCATAGCCGCTCCCTGGACGCATGCGGAGGAAAAGACGATCCGGCTCACGGAAGCGGAACAGCAGGAAATCAAGACGGCCAACGAAAAACTGCTGGGCCTTACCCTTCGTTTCCTGCATGACTCCTGGCCGCTGGAAATCATGTTTCCCGGAGAAGCGCAGGAGGAATTCCACTCCATTCTTCAATGCCATCAGATGCTGGAACAATTCCGCCAGACCGGCAGCCTCCTGCTCCAGACGCCGGACCGCACTACGCCCCTGCATCTCTGCATTGCCCTGGGATTAAACCAGCTGGCCGTCCGGATGGTAGAAAAGGGCGCTCCCGTCAATGCTCAATCCATTTTCATGCATGACGGCACCAAAGAGCCGGGAGACACTCCCCTTACCTGGGCGTGCCTCTCAGGCCTCTATATGAATTCCACTGCAGAAGAAAGACTGCCGCTGGTGCACGCCCTGCTCAAACACGGCGCCGACCCGGACCTGCCGGGGCCCTGGGGCGTCACCCCGTTCATGTATTCCGCCGCCCTCAATGACTCCGATCCGGGCCAGGAAAAAATAGCGCTGGCGCTTCTGGACGCAGGTTCCCCGGATCTCAAGCGCAGAATGAACGCTCAGGCGCGCGGGGTCGGCTTCCTCAGCCTGTCCTCCGCCATTTACGAACGGCTCATCAAGGCGGGATGCGATGTTAACGAGCGCTTTTTTGAAAGCAAGCAATCACCCCTTCACCTGATCTGCACCAAGGAAAAACCGTCGGAACGCCTCATTCCGCTCATTGAACTTCTCATCAAGGCGGGAGCGGACCCCAACCAGCCGGATGTGGATGGCCTGACCCCGCTGATGGTCTGCAACTCTCCGGAAATAGCCGTTTGCCTCATGAATCACGGGGCCAATCCCTCCCTCCGCAACGATGACGGCCAGACAGCCTATGACTTCCATATGAAAAACGGTTATCCCTCCATTGCGGAAACCATCAAGCTCTGGCAGTCCAAACAGAAAAAAGGGGGCCCCGCCAAGTAGAACCGTCATCACGGACTTCACAGCCCGCCATTCTCCCCTTCTGGTTCGCGAAAAAAGGGAGGGTAACCGTTACGGCCCGGTTACGGGTCTGAAGCCTATCCCCGGAACTGCCGCGCTTCCGAAACCATGCAGGCAGCCCCCTCTGTTTCCTGTTATAAAAAAGCCGCTTCCCCAATTCAGGGAAAGCGGCTTTGAAAATCACAGGAAGGAAGAATTTATTCCTCCGCTTCAATGCCTTCGCCGATCATCTTGGGATCTTCCGGCATCTTGCCTGTCGTAAAGTAACCTTCAATTTCTTCCAGGGAACGCCCCTTGGTTTCAGGCAGGAAGAAGGTCACCGTAATGAAATACAGCACCGTAATGCCGCCCAGCGTAAAGAACACGCCGGAATAACCGCAGCTGCCCACCCACGGGAGGAAGGAACCGGCAATGACCGTGGAAACCAGCTGGTTGATCAGCAGGGCAATCGCCATACCGTTGGAGCGGATGCGGGCAGGCATCAGCTCGGACAGCGCCAGCCAGACGCATACGCCGGGGCCGGTGGCATAAAAAGCAATGAAGATGATGAAAAACGCAGTCACGCCCCAGCCCATGGAGGTATCCGGCTTTTCACCCAATTCCGCCTTCAGAATGGAAACGGGCTTCATGGCATAGCCGTCCTTGCCGTTCACCACCATTTTATTGGTGGAATCCGGAACAGCCTTGATCACGGCCAGGGAAGCCTTGTCCTCTTCCTTCTTGATATCCTTGGTATCCTTGGTCAGTTCGGAAAACTCTACGACGGAAAGCTGGGTGGAGGACCCCATCAGGAACTGGTACCAGGCGGGATTGGCTTCCGGCTGGTCATAGGTGATGATGAGCTGCATCCTGTTGATGTCCTTGTCGGCCATGCCGTTCTTGGCAAGGAGATTCTTGATGAAGGGGGAATCCGGAGTGCGTTCCAATTGAAGCGTGCGGATGGAACCCACATCCTTGCCCTGTTCAAATTCCTTCTGGACGGCAGGGCTCTGGGCGGCCAGCAGGGCGGCCACATCCGCAGTCACGTCCTTGCGGGCTTTTTCCACATTATTGAACAGGAACCCGGTGCCGAGAAGGCCGACTACAATGCCGGCCGTTCCGATTTTAAGCAGGAACTTGCGGCCCTTGCGGTCCACCAGCACCATGGCGACGATAGTCATCAAGCAGTTCACGACCTTGATGGTAAAGTCCGCCCAGTTGGCAGTAGTGCCTTCCAGACCTGCCTGCTGGAACACCTTTACGGAATAATTCAGCACGGAATTAATACCCGTAGCCTGCGTGAACGCCAGAACGAGCACCGCCAGAACAAAGGGATAGATATACTTGCGCTGAAGAAGAGACTCTCCGGAAGAACTCTGCTTCTTGAGTTCCTCCGCCTTCTGTTTTTCTTCCTCTTCAATGTGAACCATCTCATCAAACACTTCCTTGGCGCGGGACTCTCCGTAACTGCGCACCAGCACAGCCATGGCTTCATCCTTGCGGCCGCGGCGGAACAGGTAACGGGGAGATTCGCTCAAACGGAAGGAACCGAAAAACAGGAACAGGCCGGGAATGGCGCAAACCCAGAAAATAGCCTGCCAGGCCAGAACCTTGGCGGAAGTCAGCGATTCTTCGCTCGCGCCGGAATTTTCGACGCCGCCCACATAACTGGCGGCAAGCAAACCGACGACGGCGGCAAACACCAGGCCCACCGTCAGCAGGAACTGGAACATCCCCGTTCCCTTGCCGCGGGACTCGGCGCTCAGGCACTCGGCCAGATACAGCGGAACAACCACGCCCACAATACCGGCGCTGGCTCCCTGGAGAATACGGCCCAGCAACATAATGCCGAATACTTCCTGGGACAGGCAAATCACGGGAATACTTGCCGTGAACAAGGCGGCAGCCACGGTAATCAACGCCTTGCGTCCCATCTTGTCGGCCAGATAGCCCGCAAACAGGGAAGAAAGAACGCTGCCGAACAGCACAGCGGCCACCACCTGGGAAAGCTG
This region of Akkermansia muciniphila genomic DNA includes:
- a CDS encoding ABC transporter permease, translating into MNRNKWSKWRAHACSLVFFILVVWAWQYLSNLRVWKPYLFPSPLEVWEYLRSSFQDGSLEEASWITVKRLVMGYGIGLVTGIPLGMLCSRFQLIQNTLGLVSLGFQALPSVCWVPLATLWFGQTEGAMLFVVIMGTLWSVILATANGMRNVPPIYARAARTMGAGPIYCLVHVTLPASAPFVVSGMKQGWAFAWRSLMAAEIFVPILTGFGLGQLLHFGRELNAMNQVVGIMFVIVVIGLLSDKILFSPLERFLHRRWGTGQA
- a CDS encoding ankyrin repeat domain-containing protein, which gives rise to MRQMTGTMLLLSSAAVIAAPWTHAEEKTIRLTEAEQQEIKTANEKLLGLTLRFLHDSWPLEIMFPGEAQEEFHSILQCHQMLEQFRQTGSLLLQTPDRTTPLHLCIALGLNQLAVRMVEKGAPVNAQSIFMHDGTKEPGDTPLTWACLSGLYMNSTAEERLPLVHALLKHGADPDLPGPWGVTPFMYSAALNDSDPGQEKIALALLDAGSPDLKRRMNAQARGVGFLSLSSAIYERLIKAGCDVNERFFESKQSPLHLICTKEKPSERLIPLIELLIKAGADPNQPDVDGLTPLMVCNSPEIAVCLMNHGANPSLRNDDGQTAYDFHMKNGYPSIAETIKLWQSKQKKGGPAK
- the gmhA gene encoding D-sedoheptulose 7-phosphate isomerase, with translation MSEYIRNQILGIADNFKTLASMAGDIEQVARICTDTLRAGNKIMFCGNGGSAADSQHLAAELVGRYKLNRPAMNALALTVDTSILTAVGNDYGYETVFSRQLEGVGRPGDLLVGLSTSGNSRNIVLAMEQAHRMGVRTVALTGRGGGEMKEAADFCIAVPSEATNNIQEMHIAVGHLVCELVEREIYGG
- the rpsU gene encoding 30S ribosomal protein S21, which encodes MREVTVRKGEPIDRALKRLKTKLDVEGILDEMRRRRAFETPMDERRRKARSASKRNKVKWRFSNKSEETASETAETPASAPEA
- a CDS encoding MFS transporter, which encodes MTDQENMKAAIPDAARRYMRYLLIMAGLGGLLYGVDVGVIAAALPYIEQTAGFNPSQLSQVVAAVLFGSVLSSLFAGYLADKMGRKALITVAAALFTASIPVICLSQEVFGIMLLGRILQGASAGIVGVVVPLYLAECLSAESRGKGTGMFQFLLTVGLVFAAVVGLLAASYVGGVENSGASEESLTSAKVLAWQAIFWVCAIPGLFLFFGSFRLSESPRYLFRRGRKDEAMAVLVRSYGESRAKEVFDEMVHIEEEEKQKAEELKKQSSSGESLLQRKYIYPFVLAVLVLAFTQATGINSVLNYSVKVFQQAGLEGTTANWADFTIKVVNCLMTIVAMVLVDRKGRKFLLKIGTAGIVVGLLGTGFLFNNVEKARKDVTADVAALLAAQSPAVQKEFEQGKDVGSIRTLQLERTPDSPFIKNLLAKNGMADKDINRMQLIITYDQPEANPAWYQFLMGSSTQLSVVEFSELTKDTKDIKKEEDKASLAVIKAVPDSTNKMVVNGKDGYAMKPVSILKAELGEKPDTSMGWGVTAFFIIFIAFYATGPGVCVWLALSELMPARIRSNGMAIALLINQLVSTVIAGSFLPWVGSCGYSGVFFTLGGITVLYFITVTFFLPETKGRSLEEIEGYFTTGKMPEDPKMIGEGIEAEE
- a CDS encoding D-glycero-alpha-D-manno-heptose-1,7-bisphosphate 7-phosphatase, whose translation is MAGKALFLDRDGVVNVDGGYVHRIEDFRLVPGILNLCRQAKEKGYQVLVVTNQSGIGRGMFSEDDFERLTEYMRGVFRSSGAEIADVFYCPSADDGHPDRKPNPGLFLKAAAAHGLDMKACVSVGDRERDIRAALAAGVGRNFLFSTEDVSTLATARVETLEEVAARL
- the lpxD gene encoding UDP-3-O-(3-hydroxymyristoyl)glucosamine N-acyltransferase, which produces MKLTLEAVAALTGGKILSGDPELTVFGVASLLDASREEASFLGNEKYFQDFLNTSAGIVLVPPGLPAYPEHAAFVEVDNPSMAFNALVKYFMASAYRFTPGIHPTAIIDPTASFNPDKIHVGAYTYIGAHCVIGDGTDIGNGCDIGDGVSMGENCRLHAHVTIRERCKLGNRVTIQPGAVIGSDGFGFLMGDNGRYVGIDQVGIVELGDDVDVGANTTIDRARFGRTIVGEGTKIDNLIQLGHNVVVGRHCIIVAQSGIAGSTKVGDYATIAAQVGISGHLKIGSKSTLGAKTGVLSDIPENSTYWGMPAFPYKDATRQYAALKKLPALIKEVRALKKELDSSGK
- a CDS encoding bifunctional heptose 7-phosphate kinase/heptose 1-phosphate adenyltransferase, with the translated sequence MNRLHTLIDGFSRVRILCIGDVMLDKFLYGSVSRISPEAPVPIMKMDRETRMLGGAGNVVSNLCALGCRTTFISVVGDDDHGRQVRRFLEETHCVPELVVREGYETTVKIRFVAGKHHLLRADQEQPLNMEPELASRFLERVDACLPEADLVLLSDYGKGLFDGRTTPEVIARCRAARKSVIVDPKGADYSRYRGATLVKPNMKEFQEATGVALNPAMDGWERDAVAGAQRLFSEFGIENLIVTLSEHGMIFIPSSNPADFVCIPTEAREVFDVSGAGDTSLASLGAALAAGAAVPDALVVSNVAAGIVVGKFGTASVTGTELKKALKEKDIRTPSWHHRDNILTPEAAAELAARFRREKKVVGFTNGCFDLLHLGHMHSFMKAREACDVLFVGLNTDASIKRLKGEDRPINNEEMRSLLLASLDFVDYVVPFDEDTALPLIEKLRPDVIAKEGYPLECWPEGQFVKAYGGQALELPRLEGFSSTNIINRMKSSPE
- a CDS encoding ABC transporter ATP-binding protein, giving the protein MIAGAEHCGPGGCKLRIAGVSKVFDGRRGKVVALEDINLNIRGGEFVCLVGASGCGKTSLLNIIAGLEFPSSGVVELDGEPVKGPGRDRTVMFQESALFPWLDVMGNVMFGLKLTPGLTRGDRLAMAEKNLELVGLKECAHAHIHELSGGMKQRVALARALAASPRILLMDEPFAALDAMTREQLYQDIQEIHLRCGMTIVFVTHNMREAVCLGDRVVLLTPHPGRICEEYFVDFPHPRDINSSGLAELSARITRDLKGATA
- a CDS encoding ABC transporter substrate-binding protein yields the protein MPCSRFLTILPVLFFCLLAVSCGKKEKDDPNVVELNFGHFPNVTHVQGLVAHHFSRQGKGWFEERLKEATGKDVRINWYVYNAGPSAMEAVFARSVELAYVGPSPAINAFVRSRGEDIRMIAGAVEGGAALVVPKDSTLKEPADFRGRVIATPQLGNTQDVSARAWFSRGGLHVTQRGGDVTILPTPNPEQLSLFRQGKLDGAWTVEPWVSRLVMTAGGRVLVDEKESIATVLVCGAEFLREKPEVAKALVQAHAELNEWIRLHPEEAQSIVVRELEQLTHSRIDPALIAEAWKSIVIKDRISIPKLRQFVQDAHQAGFMKEVPDVGGLVAPDAAEEQLTMVKEGGR